A window of the Hordeum vulgare subsp. vulgare chromosome 5H, MorexV3_pseudomolecules_assembly, whole genome shotgun sequence genome harbors these coding sequences:
- the LOC123395732 gene encoding NAC transcription factor 29-like: protein MPMGSSSSSAAMPALPPGFRFHPTDEELIVHYLGRQAASMPSPVPIIAEVNIYKCNPWDLPGKALFGENEWYFFSPRDRKYPNGARPNRAAGSGYWKATGTDKAILSTPANESIGVKKALVFYRGKPPKGVKTDWIMHEYRLTAADNRATKRRGSSMRLDDWVLCRIHKKCGNLPNFSSDQEQEHEQESSTVEDSHNNHTVSSPKSEAFDGDGDGDDQLQLQQFRPMAIAKSCSLTDLLNTVDYAALSHLLLDGSAGAGASSSDAGLDYQLPPENPLIYSQPPWQQTLHYNNNNNGYVNHDTIDVPQLTEARLDDYGMKRKRSSGSLYCSQLQVPADQYSGMLIHPFLSQQLHM from the exons ATGCCAatgggcagcagcagcagcagcgccgcCATGCCGGCCCTCCCTCCCGGCTTCCGGTTCCACCCCACCGACGAGGAGCTCATCGTCCACTACCTCGGCAGGCAGGCCGCGTCCATGCCCAGCCCCGTGCCCATCATCGCCGAGGTCAACATCTACAAGTGCAACCCATGGGACCTCCCCG GCAAGGCCTTGTTTGGGGAGAACGAGTGGTACTTCTTCAGCCCCCGGGATCGCAAGTACCCCAACGGCGCGCGCCCGAACCGCGCCGCCGGGTCCGGCTACTGGAAGGCCACCGGCACCGACAAGGCCATCCTCTCCACGCCGGCCAACGAGAGCATCGGGGTCAAGAAGGCGCTCGTCTTCTACAGGGGCAAGCCACCCAAGGGCGTCAAGACCGACTGGATCATGCACGAGTACCGCCTCACCGCCGCCGACAACCGGGCCACCAAGCGCAGAGGATCCTCCATGAGG CTGGATGACTGGGTGCTGTGTAGGATCCACAAGAAGTGCGGCAACTTGCCCAACTTCTCCTCTGACCAGGAACAGGAGCACGAGCAGGAGAGCTCGACCGTGGAGGACTCGCATAACAACCACACCGTGTCGTCGCCCAAGTCCGAGGCcttcgacggcgacggcgacggcgacgaccagCTCCAGCTGCAGCAGTTCCGCCCCATGGCGATCGCCAAGTCGTGCTCCCTCACTGACCTGCTCAACACCGTCGACTACGCCGCGCTCTCGCACCTCCTCCTCGACGgcagcgccggcgccggcgcctcgTCGTCGGACGCCGGGCTAGACTACCAGCTGCCGCCTGAAAACCCACTCATCTACTCCCAGCCTCCATGGCAACAAACGCtacactataacaacaacaacaacggctacGTGAACCACGACACCATCGACGTGCCTCAGCTAACCGAGGCCCGCCTGGATGACTACGGCATGAAGAGGAAGAGATCCAGCGGCAGCTTGTACTGCAGCCAGCTGCAGGTCCCAGCGGATCAGTACAGCGGCATGCTCATCCATCCCTTCCTCAGCCAGCAGCTTCACATGTGA